In Rhodamnia argentea isolate NSW1041297 chromosome 4, ASM2092103v1, whole genome shotgun sequence, the following proteins share a genomic window:
- the LOC115729525 gene encoding disease resistance protein L6-like — MDLNGCLTLIIILALTVGLVFRQLTKWQRMGDSESTLRTGDASGVENEALRRDSQSTSRTDEGSGDPYDVFLSFRGTDTGKSFADILHRDMVRAGIRVFFADEELKDGGKINVLLKAVRNSRIFVPIFSQHFADSVWCLREVERMVDCLSIPNEKKEIIPIFYDVTPDDVKLKTNLYKENLRKHLENYDSPQVQQWKKALRTVGRIRGREIQGKRQGQEIDSIVEVVSGKLNTGRKIETENLVEDVAQVQAIMKLLDVCSDGVRYVGIHGLGGIGKTTLAKTVYNKLRSHFEGHCFLEDVRASSQPHDGLFNLQKKLLSGFIGSGIIDQIKDVDGGIARIKGVFSKKKVLIVLDDLDEKNQLEKLAGKYDWFRSGSRIIVTTRRREILTTLVELSSEEVLPQPQRIFGYEVKRMALDRASELFCRHAFKRVSAVEGHEPFAEKIALAVGRLPLSIRVIGSYISELNFDLTSPQILEMLLRETLQKLDGYDFDEIRKVLMVSYHGLNKNEKEVFLDIACFFVNEDQTYPVIMWDDCKYGPHSALCVLEQRSLIKVIGKKLWMHDQVRDLGRHIILEGHIPKFSRVWEHDAAVELLKRKQRNENVEALSLTSSDDNHNLVNEELSALPELRFLRAKGSDISGDFKDLLPKLRWLSWQTWQTTFQAENFHLSRLLVLNLSNSNIKDDWDAWSKMKMNKLEVLDLTGCMGLTRTPDLSNFTSLETLILARCVKLTTIDGSIGKLQSLRTFNINGCKALQELPTEFGSLQSLTEIIMPQHYQPFKLPETFGGLHSLSSLILDEHLGISKLPDEIGGLVNLTRLSLCECAGIKKLPSSIGGMKILAELDLSKSGIDELPDSIGFLKKLKVIRVSYTLVTKFPLTIGDVEMLEELHAQKCWKLTDENLEKIGKLSHLRILDMSYTCVSSFPKVLAGLSHLETLEMCSSDPRKVPNLPSSLKRLHMQAPHFPIIPDLSSLVQLDYLELSIVTIPMEEPDKSRMNDPPKEQVNHPLPSSLSTMKFREVTLLPPFSNLKNLLEMSFVEYPMPCFSVSQDLAHLRTLTLRKCRLLEKIPGLALLKNLRWLELNRLESLFEIDDLLELKSLEHFCIAHCKEIESLPNLSSLGKLRHIELEACPKIRMIEGLKGIESLELDKRGCTILERLLDDPESTWLSHRIPTYDVFLSYRGVDTRYSIVEILYKNLLRNKVLVYRDDGIRSHGEGIPRELLAALDDSHIYIPFLSKNFASSTWCLYELVRMVGCKKSDGKRRILPIFYDVEKADVKLESNLYRDALNDHRSLYGDDAEEWGRKLKEWEEALRYVGDMDGYNLKANSLEELIDLVTKVVSEELLDADIKYQRKEKERERNGILFHRIAHCSDGMGRGSSSGCTHQGSRAEN, encoded by the exons ATGGACTTAAACGGATGTCTGACTCTAATCATCATCCTTGCTTTGACCGTAGGACT GGTTTTCAGACAACTCACGAAATGGCAGAGAATGGGGGACTCGGAGTCAACGTTGAGAACGGGCGATGCATCTGGAGTAGAGAACGAGGCATTAAGGAGGGACTCGCAGTCAACCTCGAGGACGGACGAAGGGTCTGGAGATCCGTACGATGTGTTTTTGAGTTTCAGGGGAACCGACACAGGTAAAAGCTTCGCTGATATCCTCCACCGCGATATGGTCCGTGCAGGAATTCGCGTTTTCTTTGCCGATGAAGAACTCAAAGATGGTGGAAAAATCAATGTACTTTTGAAGGCAGTAAGGAATTCTCGGATCTTTGTACCCATCTTCTCTCAACACTTTGCTGACAGTGTATGGTGTCTCCGTGAGGTAGAACGCATGGTAGACTGCCTATCAATACCaaatgagaagaaagaaatcatcccCATTTTTTATGACGTGACGCCTGACGATGTGAAGCTCAAAACCAATCTGTACAAAGAAAACTTACGCAAGCACCTGGAGAACTATGACTCCCCGCAAGTGCAGCAATGGAAAAAAGCCCTTCGAACGGTTGGCAGGATACGTGGACGAGAAATTCAAGGCAAACG CCAAGGCCAAGAAATTGACTCAATCGTTGAAGTGGTTTCCGGTAAGCTTAATACAGGACGCAAGATTGAGACTGAAAATTTGGTTGAAGATGTTGCACAGGTGCAAGCCATAATGAAATTGCTGGATGTTTGCTCTGATGGTGTACGTTACGTTGGCATCCATGGCCTGGGTGGCATTGGAAAAACAACTCTTGCCAAAACTGTGTACAACAAATTACGTTCTCACTTTGAAGGCCATTGTTTCCTTGAAGACGTTCGAGCATCATCGCAACCTCATGATGGTCTTTTCAACTTACAGAAAAAGCTCTTATCAGGCTTCATTGGTTCGGGGattattgaccaaattaaagatGTTGATGGAGGGATCGCGAGGATTAAAGGTGTATTTAGCAAGAAAAAAGTACTCATCGTACTTGATGATCTAGATGAGAAAAATCAACTCGAAAAGCTGGCCGGAAAATATGATTGGTTCCGTTCAGGCAGTAGAATCATCGTCACGACTAGAAGGAGAGAAATCTTGACGACTCTAGTGGAATTATCCAGTGAAGAGGTGCTACCTCAACCCCAAAGAATATTCGGTTATGAAGTTAAAAGAATGGCACTTGATCGTGCATCTGAGCTGTTCTGTAGGCACGCGTTCAAAAGAGTCTCTGCCGTAGAAGGACATGAACCTTTTGCAGAGAAAATTGCCCTTGCAGTGGGTAGGCTTCCTTTGTCCATCCGGGTGATAGGTTCTTATATTTCTGAGTTGAACTTTGACCTGACGTCGCCTCAAATTCTAGAAATGCTATTGAGAGAGACGTTGCAGAAATTAGATGGATATGACTTTGACGAAATTCGAAAAGTATTAATGGTCAGTTACCACGGATTgaataaaaacgaaaaagaagtaTTCCTGGATATTGCTTGCTTTTTCGTCAATGAGGACCAAACATATCCAGTTATCATGTGGGATGACTGTAAGTACGGTCCTCACAGTGCGCTTTGTGTCCTCGAGCAGCGGTCCTTGATTAAAGTTATTGGTAAAAAGctttggatgcatgaccaagttCGAGATTTGGGGAGGCATATCATTCTTGAAGGACATATTCCCAAATTTAGTAGGGTCTGGGAACATGATGCTGCTGTAGAACTATTGAAGAGAAAACAG agaaatgaaaatgtAGAAGCCCTAAGCCTGACTTCAAGTGACGATAACCACAACTTGGTAAATGAAGAATTATCTGCTCTACCAGAATTGAGATTCCTTCGAGCGAAAGGTTCGGATATTTCTGGCGACTTCAAGGATCTTCTTCCGAAGctaagatggctttcttggcaGACATGGCAAACGACTTTTCAGGCAGAAAACTTTCACTTAAGTAGATTGCTTGTACTCAACCTTTCAAATAGCAATATTAAAGATGATTGGGATGCCTGGAGCAAAATGAAG ATGAACAAATTGGAAGTTTTAGATTTGACCGGTTGCATGGGCTTAACAAGGACACCTGACCTCTCCAACTTCACATCTTTGGAGACGTTGATTCTTGCTCGATGTGTCAAGTTAACCACAATTGACGGCTCCATTGGTAAGCTACAAAGCCTAAGAACTTTCAATATCAACGGATGCAAGGCTCTTCAAGAATTGCCTACAGAATTCGGTTCTCTGCAATCTTTGACGGAGATTATCATGCCCCAACATTATCAGCCCTTCAAGCTTCCGGAGACATTTGGCGGTTTGCATTCTCTCTCGAGTTTAATATTGGACGAGCACCTTGGAATCAGCAAACTTCCGGATGAAATTGGAGGGTTAGTGAATCTTACCCGTTTATCTTTATGTGAGTGTGCGGGGATAAAGAAGCTTCCAAGCTCTATTGGAGGAATGAAAATATTGGCTGAGTTGGATTTATCAAAGTCAGGAATAGATGAACTACCTGATTCCATTGGATTTCTAAAGAAACTAAAAGTGATCAGGGTAAGTTATACATTGGTAACAAAGTTCCCTCTTACTATCGGAGATGTGGAAATGCTTGAAGAATTACATGCCCAGAAGTGTTGGAAGCTGACAGATGAAAACCTGGAGAAAATTGGGAAGCTATCCCATTTGAGGATATTGGACATGTCATATACTTGTGTATCTAGCTTTCCCAAGGTGCTAGCTGGTCTCTCGCATCTCGAAACACTTGAAATGTGTTCAAGTGACCCACGAAAAGTCCCAAATCTTCCCTCAAGTTTGAAGCGCCTTCACATGCAAGCACCTCACTTCCCAATTATCCCCGACCTCTCAAGCCTCGTCCAATTAGATTATCTGGAACTGTCCATAGTAACCATTCCAATGGAAGAACCTGACAAATCGAGGATGAATGATCCGCCAAAAGAGCAAGTGAACCATCCGCTTCCATCTAGTTTGTCAACCATGAAATTTCGGGAAGTTACTCTGCTACCACCTTTTTCCAACTTAAAAAATTTGTTGGAGATGTCCTTTGTTGAATATCCAATGCCATGTTTCTCCGTCTCTCAAGACCTGGCACATTTGAGAACATTGACACTAAGAAAATGTAGATTGCTGGAGAAAATACCTGGTCTGGCACTCTTGAAGAACCTACGATGGTTGGAACTGAACAGATTGGAAAGTCTGTTTGAGATTGATGATTTGTTGGAACTCAAATCGTTGGAGCACTTCTGTATTGCCCATTGTAAGGAGATAGAAAGCTTGCCCAACTTGTCAAGCTTAGGTAAGCTACGGCACATTGAACTAGAAGCTTGTCCCAAAATAAGAATGATCGAGGGTCTCAAGGGCATAGAAAGCTTGGAGTTAGATAAACGTGGTTGCACTATCCTGGAAAGATTGCTGGATGACCCAGAATCGACCTGGCTTTCTCACAGGATTCCAACGTATGATGTGTTCCTGAGTTACAGGGGAGTGGACACTCGTTATAGCATTGTCGAGATCCTTTACAAGAACCTTCTTCGTAACAAAGTTCTGGTTTATAGGGACGATGGGATAAGGAGCCATGGTGAAGGAATTCCCAGGGAGCTTCTAGCAGCACTCGACGATTCTCATATCTACATTCCCTTCTTATCAAAGAACTTTGCTTCTAGTACGTGGTGTCTCTATGAACTAGTTCGCATGGTAGGGTGCAAGAAGTCAGATGGAAAGAGAAGAATCCTGCCCATTTTCTACGACGTGGAGAAGGCTGATGTTAAGCTTGAAAGCAATTTATACAGAGACGCCCTGAATGACCACAGGAGCTTATATGGCGACGATGCGGAGGAATGGGGCCGCAAACTGAAGGAATGGGAAGAGGCTCTTAGATATGTCGGGGACATGGATGGGTACAACCTGAAAGCTAACAG CCTCGAAGAACTAATCGACTTGGTTACCAAAGTGGTTTCAGAAGAGCTATTAGATGCCGAC ATAAAgtatcaaagaaaagaaaaagaaagagaaagaaatggaaTTCTATTCCATAGGATCGCACATTGCAGTGACGGGATGGGAAGAGGCTCTAGTTCAGGTTGCACGCATCAAGGGAGTCGAGCTGAAAACTAA